A window of the Deltaproteobacteria bacterium genome harbors these coding sequences:
- a CDS encoding phosphohydrolase yields the protein MQAILKKAIVVLYHEACDDGFGAAWAAWRKFGDRARYVAVRYQESLPKGLSGKDVYLLDFSYPPDKMRELLSRARRVVAIDHHKTADVSTRMAQVGIFDLNHAGAVLAWRHFHPRVEVPRLLRHVEDRDLWRFKLPATNQIRAVLSSHRKDFETWDQIAGKLETGAGKRALIQEGSAILRYQERVVEQMVASAQLVHFCGTPTYVVNSPLLSSEVGHALSERLPPMGIAWSQRGDVVKVELRSIGEFDVSSFAKRFGGGGHKNAAGFSLPAGTPFPWEPIV from the coding sequence ATGCAAGCAATTTTGAAGAAGGCTATTGTTGTTCTGTATCATGAGGCATGTGACGACGGCTTTGGGGCCGCGTGGGCCGCTTGGCGAAAATTTGGGGATAGGGCCCGCTATGTCGCCGTTCGTTATCAAGAGTCGCTCCCAAAAGGTCTTTCCGGGAAAGATGTCTACCTCCTCGACTTTTCCTACCCCCCGGATAAAATGCGTGAATTGCTCAGCCGAGCCAGGCGGGTCGTCGCGATCGATCATCACAAAACAGCCGATGTTTCAACCAGGATGGCACAAGTAGGCATTTTTGATCTCAACCACGCCGGAGCGGTCCTCGCCTGGCGCCATTTCCATCCGCGAGTTGAGGTACCACGCCTTCTTCGGCATGTTGAGGACCGTGATCTGTGGCGCTTTAAGCTACCCGCCACGAACCAGATCCGCGCCGTATTGAGTTCCCATCGAAAGGATTTCGAGACGTGGGATCAGATTGCCGGCAAACTCGAGACGGGGGCAGGAAAAAGGGCCCTCATACAAGAAGGGAGTGCGATACTCCGCTATCAGGAAAGGGTCGTCGAACAGATGGTTGCCTCTGCACAACTCGTTCACTTTTGTGGAACGCCAACCTACGTTGTTAATTCCCCCCTTTTATCGTCAGAGGTCGGCCATGCGTTGTCAGAGAGACTCCCCCCTATGGGAATTGCCTGGTCCCAAAGAGGCGACGTCGTCAAAGTGGAGCTTCGCTCGATAGGCGAATTTGACGTCTCAAGTTTTGCCAAAAGATTCGGTGGTGGTGGACACAAAAATGCGGCGGGCTTCAGTCTCCCCGCGGGAACCCCGTTCCCATGGGAACCAATCGTCTAA
- a CDS encoding ATP-binding protein — MINRVIRPLKSNSFFIFGPRGTGKTTFLKRFFEKEKVLWIDLLDPKVEEAYSREAGPLSYQSEALKEFAWIVIDEIQKAPKLLDLVHHHIESSGKKFALTGSSPRKLKKEGANLLAGRAFLNHLFPLTHTEMGNQFDLTAALHYGSLPRVTQLSLPEEKNEFLRAYAHTYLKEEIWAEHLIRQLEPFRRFLEIAAQTSGQIVNYSNVARDVGVETPTVQSYFSILEDTLVGVLLEPFHYSVRKRQRHNPKFYLFDLGVRRAMERTLESSLTPGSYAYGLAFEHFVILEAYRLNSYHRKDFRFFYLRTKDDSEIDLIVERPGMPTALIEIKSTDHADERDTRTLERFLPDFKKAEAFCLSRDPWPKKIGSVSVLPWDQGLRELGL; from the coding sequence ATGATAAATAGAGTTATAAGACCATTGAAATCAAACAGTTTTTTTATATTTGGGCCACGTGGTACGGGTAAAACGACATTTCTCAAGAGGTTCTTTGAGAAGGAAAAGGTTCTATGGATTGATCTCCTCGACCCAAAGGTGGAGGAGGCCTATTCCCGCGAGGCCGGTCCCCTATCTTACCAGAGCGAGGCACTGAAGGAGTTTGCCTGGATCGTCATTGACGAAATCCAGAAGGCACCAAAGCTCCTCGATCTTGTTCATCACCACATAGAATCCTCTGGCAAAAAGTTTGCCCTGACGGGATCAAGTCCTCGCAAATTGAAAAAAGAGGGAGCGAACTTATTGGCCGGCCGCGCCTTCCTGAACCACCTTTTTCCCCTGACCCACACTGAAATGGGGAATCAATTCGATCTCACTGCGGCATTGCACTACGGTTCACTCCCCCGCGTGACACAGCTTTCTTTGCCGGAGGAGAAAAACGAGTTTCTGCGGGCCTACGCGCACACCTACCTGAAGGAGGAAATTTGGGCGGAACATCTGATTCGGCAACTGGAGCCGTTCCGGCGTTTTTTGGAAATCGCCGCCCAAACCAGCGGGCAGATTGTCAACTATTCAAACGTAGCCCGGGATGTGGGCGTCGAGACCCCTACCGTTCAATCCTATTTTTCCATTCTGGAAGATACCCTGGTGGGAGTCCTCTTGGAACCATTCCATTATTCAGTTCGAAAACGCCAACGACATAATCCGAAATTTTATCTCTTTGACCTTGGGGTCAGGCGGGCCATGGAAAGGACACTTGAATCTTCCCTAACTCCCGGCTCTTACGCCTATGGGCTCGCGTTTGAACATTTCGTGATTTTGGAAGCGTACCGGTTGAATAGTTATCACCGGAAAGACTTTCGATTTTTCTACCTCAGGACAAAAGATGATTCTGAAATTGACCTGATTGTCGAAAGACCGGGGATGCCAACCGCCTTGATCGAGATCAAATCAACCGATCATGCAGATGAAAGGGACACGAGAACTTTGGAACGATTTCTCCCTGATTTCAAAAAGGCAGAGGCGTTTTGCCTTTCCCGTGATCCATGGCCAAAAAAAATCGGTTCCGTATCGGTACTCCCTTGGGATCAGGGGCTTCGTGAATTAGGCCTTTGA
- a CDS encoding ribbon-helix-helix protein, CopG family, whose product MAKQNVSATLDEGLLKKLDDLAKETERNRSWLIGKALENYFEETEDVRVALGRLEDKRLTPKGLRKEIGL is encoded by the coding sequence ATGGCAAAACAGAATGTCAGTGCTACATTGGATGAGGGGCTTTTAAAGAAGCTGGACGATTTAGCTAAAGAAACAGAGAGAAACCGTTCTTGGCTGATCGGAAAGGCGCTAGAGAATTACTTTGAGGAGACAGAAGATGTTCGCGTTGCTTTAGGGAGACTAGAGGATAAAAGGTTGACTCCAAAGGGTTTGAGAAAAGAAATTGGTCTATAA
- a CDS encoding Ig-like domain-containing protein, which yields MILCLLIVGLTACRSKNITNPEMVRDQNNQQEPATSPTPPPPENPPPPPAPCTGDAECPEGQVCREGSCRLPDPPPPECTTDSDCDEDQICVEGMCAITEPDDQTAPEIVTLDPGNGSLGVSRTSSFSVTFSEPIDPTTVNATNFLVLDAEELPVSGTLTQDGSVVTFTPSTSLGMFQNYTIRLSQDLKDLAGNSLSTVPAWSFSTADGTWEAPQEIENLPTSRVASQPALAIDPERGNIVAVWRQRDGDAPTSPSSIYANHLFMDYMDESILGNFSNEPTLLDSISGHTADPQVAFDFESGNHTVVWRATSTTTSSDYNVYATAFSLSMGTWTNQMTVDLSVGTATSPTVVMDDDDNALVVWSQMNSGASRIFINELSNLFDSFSSTGPIRLSQLGTVGNASRPQIAVSESDSNALIVWEQLAGSGATLTSNLHYNVYDNSFAGAGWEIDNRTEAVTTPRIGRDVEGDAVVVWDGDGSIYSRSYTISAGGSTTWGDVASVESNTGLASQPQIAVAPSGNAIAVWRQRDDAGTAFHIYARRYQGSGWIGDRVQIDLPTGSSSNHQITMNSDGHATAVWTQAGHVYASRFFSSTGIWQTPIQLDLALTGTASDPRVVLDEENRATAIWIQSSSVYAARLE from the coding sequence ATGATCCTGTGTCTCTTGATTGTCGGGCTGACCGCCTGTCGATCAAAAAATATCACAAACCCTGAGATGGTCAGGGACCAAAATAACCAACAGGAACCAGCAACCTCTCCGACACCTCCACCCCCAGAGAATCCTCCCCCACCTCCAGCCCCTTGTACCGGAGATGCGGAATGCCCAGAGGGACAGGTTTGTCGTGAGGGGAGTTGTCGCCTGCCAGACCCACCTCCGCCTGAGTGCACGACTGATTCTGATTGTGACGAAGATCAAATTTGTGTCGAAGGTATGTGCGCTATAACAGAGCCAGATGATCAAACCGCTCCAGAAATCGTCACGCTCGATCCTGGCAATGGTTCCTTGGGTGTCTCTCGTACCAGCTCTTTTTCCGTCACTTTTTCGGAGCCGATTGATCCCACAACGGTTAATGCAACAAATTTTCTCGTCCTCGACGCCGAAGAATTACCGGTTAGCGGCACACTTACCCAAGATGGATCGGTCGTCACGTTTACCCCCTCAACCTCCTTGGGGATGTTTCAGAACTATACCATTCGTTTATCTCAAGATCTGAAGGATCTTGCCGGTAACTCGCTCTCGACGGTACCTGCTTGGAGCTTTAGTACCGCTGATGGGACCTGGGAGGCACCACAGGAGATCGAAAACTTGCCGACATCACGAGTCGCCTCGCAGCCGGCCTTGGCAATCGATCCCGAACGCGGAAATATTGTCGCTGTTTGGAGGCAAAGAGATGGTGATGCCCCCACATCCCCCTCCAGCATCTACGCAAACCATCTCTTTATGGATTACATGGATGAATCGATTCTGGGAAATTTCAGTAATGAACCAACCCTGCTGGATTCGATTTCCGGTCATACCGCAGATCCGCAAGTGGCGTTTGATTTTGAATCAGGCAATCATACGGTGGTTTGGCGCGCGACATCGACAACGACGAGTTCCGATTACAATGTTTATGCGACCGCCTTCTCCCTCTCGATGGGGACCTGGACGAATCAAATGACGGTCGATCTTTCTGTCGGTACGGCAACCTCCCCTACCGTTGTGATGGACGATGACGATAACGCCCTCGTCGTTTGGTCCCAAATGAACAGCGGCGCCAGTAGAATTTTTATTAATGAACTCTCAAATCTCTTTGATTCATTTTCATCGACAGGTCCCATCCGTCTCTCTCAACTCGGTACCGTTGGTAACGCCTCACGTCCCCAGATCGCCGTCTCAGAATCTGATTCAAATGCCCTCATTGTCTGGGAACAACTCGCCGGCTCGGGCGCGACCCTCACAAGCAACCTCCATTATAATGTCTATGACAACAGCTTTGCTGGTGCCGGATGGGAAATCGATAACAGAACCGAAGCGGTCACAACACCACGCATCGGAAGAGATGTCGAAGGAGATGCGGTCGTCGTCTGGGACGGTGATGGAAGCATCTATTCCCGATCATACACCATCTCTGCTGGCGGTAGCACCACTTGGGGAGATGTCGCGTCTGTGGAATCGAATACGGGGCTTGCCTCTCAACCCCAGATTGCTGTTGCCCCGAGTGGAAATGCGATCGCCGTCTGGAGACAGAGAGATGATGCAGGTACCGCCTTTCATATTTATGCACGACGCTATCAGGGGAGCGGATGGATCGGTGACAGGGTTCAGATCGATCTTCCGACCGGATCCTCTTCGAATCACCAAATCACGATGAATTCAGATGGTCATGCAACCGCTGTCTGGACTCAGGCGGGACACGTCTATGCAAGTCGATTCTTTTCCTCGACCGGAATCTGGCAGACACCGATCCAGTTGGATCTTGCCCTGACCGGCACGGCCTCCGATCCTCGAGTTGTCTTGGATGAGGAGAATCGTGCCACCGCGATTTGGATTCAGAGCAGTAGTGTCTACGCCGCCCGGCTCGAATAA
- a CDS encoding thermonuclease family protein: protein MGVPDSFSPTTRDYALATGLQAANSFNRGQAGLAQHLTAGGLTEIAGTSAAFFGINRFLMPRITGGLNNLGVRGFWLPLFLSSATISVVTSGLMTIVRAGVWGSGAPPRATGEHGWAEPPDRTRENLNQWLIGLLYSIPSTMLGMGGAQVFRNISQLLVFDAGTEVVQAFASAGIGSTLESTGLQQKRDLTAWQRIGEELGNGLLYMGMGRFVGGTARGYIEAYEPTKQPFTWASGEKVGQATRCHLDLWFEERRFAREQAFSEERVILAQPFDEGAAVPAADDTLLLTRRGGEATDAERVAEILPEPPEIVVFEPGPDLLRDLPLVAPPKRRLGRDEKAAAALIRKLKSTRKAGLTENRVPYASEEPLKVIRMRAGKEEGYGITDGDTMEVVVEGMKESVPLRLILANSPEAAKGSGHPETRNAKGELGALEAYWFLSDLIEMHGRTVRVRLHRSDAYGRPVVHVFVQTKEGHWLDVNRALIEAGHAHVYCITPDITGKRNRFLGLQLKVQEQGLGIWQYPHYRRGLHVTGYRTFTNDPDAHPHIDYVRVCNLSADRAYPLGGMKVRNGKMTVTLPDLLLQPGEVVKVFFCGTGFNDNINRELSITAREGARQKRHQLLDSSSPVELLEAGPEKKVVSVHIPGSEANEKVSVEYRHEREAGVHVMALNPLQHVSGFRDLKENTRLYNHSDEEVDLSGWTLRNGKREIKLPPGTVIPPYRAVQLFTCSGKSSFDPASHLRLYLKETRADDPIWDNNLPMVLLNPKGDEISMEASTPEARKLVPKKFLKRKGAIAK from the coding sequence ATGGGTGTCCCCGATTCATTTTCACCCACCACACGCGATTACGCCTTAGCCACAGGGCTTCAGGCGGCGAATTCTTTCAACAGAGGTCAGGCAGGCCTTGCCCAACACCTGACCGCTGGTGGTCTGACAGAAATCGCCGGGACCTCGGCCGCCTTCTTCGGAATCAATCGGTTTCTGATGCCCCGGATTACGGGGGGACTTAACAATCTGGGAGTCCGTGGTTTCTGGCTCCCACTCTTTCTCTCATCCGCAACGATCTCAGTCGTCACTTCCGGATTGATGACCATTGTCAGAGCGGGTGTCTGGGGGTCGGGCGCCCCCCCGCGTGCAACGGGTGAGCACGGGTGGGCGGAACCCCCAGACAGGACCCGCGAAAATCTGAATCAGTGGCTGATCGGTCTTCTTTATTCCATCCCCTCAACAATGCTCGGGATGGGAGGGGCGCAGGTCTTCCGGAATATCAGTCAGCTCTTGGTCTTCGATGCCGGTACGGAAGTCGTGCAGGCGTTCGCCTCTGCCGGGATCGGATCGACACTCGAATCGACCGGTCTTCAACAAAAAAGGGATCTCACCGCGTGGCAGAGAATCGGGGAAGAGCTGGGGAACGGTCTCTTGTACATGGGGATGGGGCGGTTTGTCGGGGGAACTGCCCGCGGGTATATCGAGGCCTACGAGCCGACCAAACAGCCGTTTACCTGGGCCTCCGGTGAAAAGGTGGGACAGGCAACACGATGTCATCTGGATCTTTGGTTCGAAGAAAGGCGATTCGCGAGAGAACAGGCATTTTCGGAAGAGAGGGTTATTCTGGCACAACCCTTTGATGAAGGGGCCGCTGTTCCTGCCGCTGATGATACCCTTCTTCTCACCCGAAGAGGGGGAGAGGCCACAGATGCCGAAAGAGTCGCGGAAATCTTGCCGGAACCACCAGAGATTGTCGTTTTTGAGCCGGGACCGGATCTCCTTCGGGATCTCCCGTTGGTTGCCCCACCCAAACGTCGCTTGGGTCGTGATGAAAAGGCCGCTGCGGCTCTCATTAGAAAACTGAAAAGTACACGAAAGGCGGGACTGACCGAAAACCGGGTCCCCTATGCCTCTGAGGAACCGTTGAAGGTCATCAGGATGCGAGCGGGCAAGGAAGAGGGGTATGGAATCACCGATGGGGATACGATGGAGGTGGTGGTTGAGGGGATGAAGGAATCTGTCCCATTACGATTGATCCTCGCCAATAGCCCCGAGGCAGCCAAAGGAAGCGGACACCCCGAGACGAGGAATGCGAAAGGAGAGCTGGGGGCTCTGGAGGCTTACTGGTTTTTATCGGATCTGATCGAAATGCATGGACGAACAGTCCGTGTTCGGCTTCATCGATCAGATGCGTATGGGAGACCTGTGGTCCATGTCTTTGTGCAGACAAAGGAGGGTCACTGGCTCGATGTCAATCGCGCACTAATCGAGGCGGGACATGCACATGTCTATTGCATCACGCCCGATATCACGGGGAAGAGAAATCGCTTCCTGGGGCTGCAACTGAAGGTACAGGAACAAGGGCTTGGAATCTGGCAATATCCGCACTACCGGAGAGGACTCCACGTGACGGGATACCGGACCTTTACGAATGATCCCGACGCCCATCCCCATATTGACTATGTCAGGGTTTGCAATCTTTCCGCCGATCGCGCCTATCCTCTCGGGGGGATGAAAGTCCGTAATGGTAAAATGACGGTGACGCTACCTGACCTACTCCTTCAACCGGGAGAGGTGGTGAAAGTCTTCTTCTGCGGAACAGGATTCAATGACAATATCAATCGTGAATTATCGATCACGGCAAGGGAAGGGGCGCGCCAAAAACGCCATCAGCTCCTCGATTCAAGCTCACCGGTCGAGTTGTTGGAGGCGGGACCGGAGAAGAAGGTCGTTTCGGTTCATATCCCTGGAAGTGAAGCGAATGAGAAGGTTTCTGTCGAATACCGCCATGAACGTGAAGCAGGGGTCCATGTGATGGCACTCAATCCCCTTCAACATGTTTCAGGGTTTCGTGATCTGAAGGAAAATACGCGTCTTTACAATCATAGCGACGAGGAGGTCGATCTCTCCGGTTGGACATTGAGAAACGGGAAGAGGGAGATCAAACTGCCTCCGGGGACCGTCATTCCGCCCTACCGGGCCGTTCAGCTCTTTACCTGCTCGGGCAAAAGCAGTTTTGATCCTGCCAGTCATCTGCGCCTCTATCTCAAAGAAACGCGTGCCGATGATCCGATTTGGGACAACAACCTCCCGATGGTTCTTCTCAATCCGAAAGGGGATGAGATCTCGATGGAGGCATCGACACCAGAGGCGCGAAAACTGGTCCCAAAAAAATTCCTGAAACGGAAGGGGGCGATAGCTAAGTAG
- a CDS encoding type II toxin-antitoxin system RelE/ParE family toxin, translating to MVYKVQYAAGVAKDLKNLPKQVKEKALHVIEDILAKIPTMGKPLSGPYKGLWKYRIGDFRIIYSIEQAQLVVFVLRVRHRKDVYQGIVF from the coding sequence TTGGTCTATAAAGTTCAATATGCCGCCGGAGTGGCGAAGGACCTAAAAAACCTCCCAAAACAGGTTAAAGAAAAAGCCCTCCATGTCATCGAAGATATTCTTGCCAAGATTCCAACGATGGGGAAACCGCTCTCCGGGCCGTATAAGGGTCTTTGGAAATACCGTATCGGAGATTTTCGAATTATTTATTCGATTGAACAGGCGCAACTTGTCGTTTTTGTCTTAAGGGTCCGTCATCGCAAAGATGTCTATCAGGGGATTGTTTTTTAG
- a CDS encoding aconitate hydratase: MKKTGPKNHVVETTPELVRTVYERIDSNLKIIRKRLGRPLTLAEKILLGHLEDPKGQALAPGKAILNLKVDRVALQDATAQMCLLQFMLAGRDRTAVPTTVHCDHLIRAHSGAREDMAVAMTENREVYEFLKTVSKKYGIGFWGPGAGIIHQVVLEQYAFPGGMMIGTDSHTPNAGGLGMIAIGVGGADAVDVMVGMSWEVLQPKLVGVKLTGELNGWTAPKDVILKVCEILTTKGGTNNIVEYFGPGARSLSATGKGTITNMGAELGATTSIFPYDQATRDYLVATQREKIASIADSCREILQADPEVEKNPGKFFDHLIEIDLSTLEPHIVGPHSPDLARPISKLKKDVREKNYPDTIKYALIGSCTNSSYEDIERAAEVARQAKELGLKTQIPLLITPGSEQVRATIERDGQMAILEEIGGTVLANACGPCIGQWKRDDIQKGDRNSILTSYNRNFPRRNDGNPETYAFIGSPEIVVAMSLVGNLSFDPLHDPLSTPSGKKIGLRPPRRADPLPKKGFIFSKVGYLPPAEEGQKIEVAIDPKSNRLQKLTPFPAWDGNDFEKLPVLAKAKGKCTTDHISPAGPWLKFRGHLDHISDNAFTGVHNAFSHEAGKGINILTGEKDHELPKIARYYKEKGERWVMVGDENYGEGSSREHAAMSPRFLGCAAVVTKSFARIHETNLKKQGILPLTFADPKDYEKIEATDRVSIRGLKALKPHKPLEMILYHQDGKEETLSVLHSMTETQLTWFKAGSALNALKSKA; this comes from the coding sequence GTGAAAAAAACCGGTCCAAAAAATCATGTCGTTGAAACAACCCCCGAACTTGTCCGAACGGTTTACGAAAGGATTGACTCAAACCTCAAGATCATCCGAAAGCGTCTCGGTCGTCCCCTGACGTTGGCCGAAAAGATTCTCCTCGGTCATCTCGAAGATCCGAAGGGACAGGCGCTCGCTCCTGGGAAGGCGATCCTGAATCTCAAGGTCGATCGCGTTGCCCTGCAAGATGCGACCGCCCAGATGTGTCTGCTCCAATTCATGCTCGCCGGACGCGATCGAACAGCGGTGCCAACGACGGTCCACTGCGATCATCTGATCCGTGCCCACAGTGGAGCCCGAGAGGACATGGCTGTTGCGATGACAGAAAATCGCGAGGTGTATGAATTTCTAAAAACAGTCTCCAAAAAATATGGGATTGGCTTCTGGGGTCCGGGTGCCGGGATTATTCATCAGGTGGTTCTCGAACAATATGCTTTTCCCGGCGGGATGATGATCGGGACCGACTCTCATACCCCGAATGCTGGCGGACTCGGAATGATTGCGATCGGTGTCGGAGGGGCCGATGCGGTCGACGTAATGGTCGGGATGAGCTGGGAGGTCCTGCAACCCAAGCTGGTCGGTGTCAAGTTGACCGGGGAATTGAACGGCTGGACCGCCCCGAAGGATGTGATCCTGAAGGTCTGTGAGATTCTCACGACAAAGGGGGGGACCAATAACATCGTCGAATATTTCGGACCGGGCGCCCGTTCCCTCTCGGCGACAGGAAAAGGAACGATTACGAACATGGGGGCCGAACTCGGGGCGACCACCTCCATCTTCCCTTATGATCAGGCGACACGAGATTATCTTGTTGCGACCCAACGGGAAAAGATCGCTTCCATCGCCGATTCCTGCCGAGAGATACTTCAGGCCGATCCGGAGGTAGAGAAAAATCCGGGAAAATTCTTTGACCATCTGATCGAGATTGATCTCTCGACTCTCGAGCCGCATATTGTCGGTCCCCATTCTCCCGATCTGGCCCGACCGATTTCAAAGTTAAAAAAAGATGTTCGTGAGAAAAACTATCCGGACACTATCAAATATGCCTTGATCGGGAGCTGTACCAATTCCTCCTACGAAGACATCGAGCGGGCGGCAGAAGTGGCGCGGCAGGCGAAGGAGCTCGGACTCAAGACACAAATCCCGCTTTTGATTACCCCCGGCTCGGAACAGGTCCGTGCGACGATCGAACGAGACGGCCAGATGGCGATCCTCGAAGAGATCGGTGGAACTGTCTTGGCCAATGCCTGTGGCCCTTGTATCGGGCAGTGGAAGCGGGATGACATCCAGAAGGGGGATCGAAATTCTATTCTCACCTCTTATAATCGAAACTTTCCGCGTCGGAATGACGGCAATCCTGAAACCTATGCCTTTATCGGGAGTCCCGAGATCGTCGTCGCGATGAGTCTCGTCGGAAATCTCTCGTTTGATCCACTCCATGATCCCCTCTCAACCCCAAGCGGGAAAAAGATTGGCCTCAGGCCGCCGCGTCGCGCCGATCCGCTTCCAAAAAAGGGTTTCATCTTTTCAAAAGTCGGATACTTACCCCCCGCTGAGGAGGGGCAGAAGATCGAGGTGGCAATCGATCCGAAAAGTAATCGTTTACAAAAGTTGACACCCTTTCCCGCCTGGGACGGAAACGATTTTGAAAAGTTGCCGGTCTTGGCCAAGGCAAAAGGAAAATGTACGACTGATCATATCTCACCTGCAGGACCGTGGTTGAAATTTCGAGGCCATCTCGATCATATCAGTGACAACGCCTTCACGGGTGTTCACAACGCCTTTTCTCATGAGGCCGGGAAGGGGATCAATATCCTGACGGGAGAGAAGGATCATGAGCTCCCGAAGATCGCGCGCTATTATAAGGAGAAGGGGGAGCGGTGGGTGATGGTCGGCGATGAAAACTACGGCGAAGGGTCGAGTCGCGAACATGCGGCGATGAGCCCGCGCTTTCTGGGGTGTGCCGCCGTCGTCACGAAGAGTTTTGCGAGGATTCACGAAACGAATCTCAAGAAGCAGGGGATTCTGCCACTCACCTTTGCCGATCCGAAGGATTACGAAAAAATCGAGGCGACCGATCGGGTCAGCATCCGAGGTCTCAAGGCCCTCAAACCACACAAACCTCTCGAGATGATTCTGTATCATCAGGATGGAAAAGAAGAAACTCTCTCCGTCCTCCACAGTATGACCGAGACACAACTCACTTGGTTCAAGGCCGGTTCAGCCCTCAATGCCCTGAAGTCAAAGGCCTAA